A genomic stretch from Armatimonadota bacterium includes:
- a CDS encoding glycosyltransferase family 2 protein, with protein sequence MSDRRRSAEVGGRLPAGISAFFPAHNEEGNVETTVRNAVDVLSALGVPFEVIVVDDGSIDGTADVVLRLQREDPRVRLVRHDRNRGYGAALRTGFAAARHEWVFFSDADAQFDLREIGRLLPQTHKADVVVGYRLRRRDPFHRKLFGRMWNLLVRALFGLRVRDIDCAFKLLRRSLVADLPLRSEGAFVSTELLCRLSHRGARIMEVGVSHYPRRWGKPSGGNPRVVLRAFLELWRLRAELRPRAS encoded by the coding sequence GTGAGCGACCGCCGGCGGTCGGCGGAGGTCGGCGGTCGGCTCCCGGCCGGGATCTCCGCCTTCTTCCCCGCCCACAACGAAGAGGGCAACGTCGAGACCACCGTCCGAAACGCGGTGGACGTGCTGAGCGCTCTGGGTGTGCCGTTCGAGGTGATCGTCGTCGACGACGGCAGCATCGACGGCACGGCTGATGTCGTCCTCCGCCTGCAACGGGAAGACCCGCGGGTGCGGCTGGTGCGCCACGACCGCAACCGCGGCTACGGAGCCGCTCTCCGCACCGGGTTTGCCGCCGCCCGCCACGAGTGGGTCTTCTTCAGCGACGCCGACGCGCAGTTCGATCTCCGGGAGATCGGCCGCCTGTTGCCCCAAACGCACAAAGCGGACGTGGTCGTCGGCTACCGCCTCCGCCGCCGCGATCCTTTTCACCGCAAGCTGTTCGGTCGGATGTGGAACCTGCTCGTGCGGGCGCTGTTTGGCCTGCGCGTACGGGACATCGACTGCGCGTTCAAGCTCCTCCGCCGGTCGCTGGTCGCAGACCTCCCCCTGCGCTCCGAGGGCGCCTTCGTCAGCACCGAACTGCTGTGCCGGCTTTCCCACCGGGGCGCCCGCATCATGGAAGTCGGCGTCTCGCACTACCCGCGGCGGTGGGGAAAGCCTAGCGGCGGCAACCCAAGAGTGGTCCTGCGCGCGTTCCTTGAATTGTGGCGACTGCGGGCGGAGTTGCGGCCCCGCGCGTCGTAG
- a CDS encoding phospholipid carrier-dependent glycosyltransferase gives MVTDRGSGVGDRNLAVSLSRPRDPQTIWLVVALLVAAAGLRLWRVDQPPAQYFDEIYYARTAQEYLTGAPIYEWTHPPLSKLLIAAGVRVFGLTPRGWRVAPALFGVLLIAALYLLGCWVFDNPRKGVLLAFVGTIEPFFLVESRIAKPEIFLVGFAVAAYAFWWAALRSGRLRWLYLAGLCAGGAAATKWTGAATTAVLVFATILAWRRGAMRVRPGHAAAALLLLPLVVYAASYAPHLARGETLGDVLRLHRNMYGYHSTLQATHPYTSAWWTWPLLLRPMWYHYEATGGTMTGVFAVGNPLLWWAAIPAIALVAWRGWTHRRLEDVFVAAGFGLTYLPYAVIGRLLFVYHMLPALPFAYLALLSLADAAAARTGLRWVTAYLVVAALVFVYYLPVLTAYPVPAHWLRWWIWIRSWV, from the coding sequence GTGGTCACGGACCGGGGCTCAGGGGTCGGAGATCGGAACCTCGCGGTCAGCCTGTCGCGGCCCAGGGATCCGCAGACGATCTGGCTGGTGGTCGCGCTGCTCGTCGCCGCGGCCGGCCTGCGTTTGTGGCGTGTCGATCAGCCACCTGCGCAGTACTTCGACGAGATCTACTACGCACGCACCGCTCAGGAGTACCTCACCGGCGCGCCGATCTACGAGTGGACACACCCGCCGCTGTCCAAGCTGCTGATCGCCGCGGGCGTGCGAGTGTTCGGCCTCACCCCCCGAGGATGGCGGGTGGCACCGGCTCTGTTCGGTGTCCTGTTGATCGCGGCGCTGTACCTGCTGGGCTGCTGGGTCTTCGACAACCCGCGCAAGGGCGTCCTGCTGGCGTTCGTGGGTACGATCGAGCCGTTCTTTCTCGTGGAGTCGCGCATCGCAAAACCGGAAATCTTCCTCGTCGGCTTCGCCGTCGCGGCCTACGCATTCTGGTGGGCGGCGCTGCGCAGCGGCCGCCTGAGGTGGTTGTATCTCGCCGGCCTGTGCGCCGGGGGGGCAGCAGCCACCAAGTGGACCGGCGCGGCGACCACCGCCGTCCTCGTCTTCGCCACGATCCTCGCCTGGCGACGCGGTGCGATGCGCGTGCGGCCTGGACACGCTGCGGCCGCGCTGCTGCTCCTGCCGCTGGTGGTCTACGCGGCCTCCTACGCCCCGCACCTCGCCCGCGGCGAAACCCTCGGAGACGTGCTGCGCCTGCACCGCAACATGTACGGTTACCACAGCACGCTCCAGGCGACGCACCCGTACACGAGCGCGTGGTGGACGTGGCCGTTGCTGCTGCGGCCGATGTGGTACCACTACGAAGCCACCGGCGGGACGATGACCGGCGTGTTCGCGGTGGGAAACCCGCTGTTGTGGTGGGCAGCCATCCCCGCGATCGCACTCGTGGCCTGGCGCGGCTGGACGCACCGGCGGCTGGAGGATGTGTTCGTGGCAGCCGGGTTCGGTCTGACCTATCTGCCCTACGCGGTGATCGGGCGGCTGCTGTTCGTCTATCACATGCTGCCCGCGCTGCCGTTCGCCTACCTGGCGCTGCTGTCCCTGGCAGACGCCGCGGCGGCGCGGACGGGACTGCGCTGGGTGACCGCGTATCTGGTTGTCGCCGCTTTGGTGTTCGTGTACTATCTACCGGTCCTCACCGCCTACCCGGTGCCCGCGCACTGGCTGCGGTGGTGGATCTGGATACGCTCCTGGGTGTAG